The proteins below are encoded in one region of Lactuca sativa cultivar Salinas chromosome 3, Lsat_Salinas_v11, whole genome shotgun sequence:
- the LOC128133040 gene encoding uncharacterized protein LOC128133040, producing the protein MNMKAFANLKGSGGNIWEVFEVLDDARHAIFRDTVFGYFIDVPRLQGDALLFHKMFLHQIRPDPVLSPDGIKRLYFRVGNTKMVYGPEEFCLITGFNFGEYPKNIGRKGSEKLISSKKRCLLRERLFPDHTNSSVKIGDLKSLILNQTFLALDDLDAVRVCLIYILCEGFLGKEVNDRVPQDWFYLAENLDLWNSFAWGSYLWDFTYVDLEDTWNKIHNYLSLPERGQTLKYSVSGFTAPIRV; encoded by the exons atgaatatgaaagcctttgcgaacctaaaaggctctggcggtaacatatgggaagtatttgaagttttagatgatgCCCGACATGCTATTTTCAGAGATACCGTCTTTGGCTATTTTATTgatgtccctcgtttacaaggggacgctttattgtttcataaaatgttccttcatcagatccggccggaccctgttttatctccagatggaataaaacgtttatattttcgagtaggcaataccaaaatggtttatgggccggaagagttttgtttgattaccggcttcaattttggggagtatccaaaaaacattgggagaaaagggtcggaaaaattaataagcagtaaaaaaagatgtttactgcgtgaacggctatttccggaccatactaatagttcggtgaaaattggcgacctgaaaagtttaattttaaatcaaacattcctagcacttgacgaccttgatgcagttagagtatgtttgatatacattttgtgtgaaggttttttgggcaaagaagttaacgatcgggtgccacaagattggttttatttggctgagaatttggatctctggaatag cttcgcttggggtagctatctatgggattttacttatgttgaccttgaggatacatggaataagatacataattatttatcacttcctgagcgtggtcaaactttaaagtattccgtctcaggatttacggctccaataagggtataa
- the LOC111915465 gene encoding L-aspartate oxidase 2-a, chloroplastic, with amino-acid sequence MATSIASGSAHLQFRETRCWRQTSFSPVVSQRCSNKFSWSYGLSNNLKIKKCHHHQIPETQRPFQTVVTSYMKNESTKYFDFAVIGSGVAGLRYALEVAKHGSVAVITKAEPHESNTNYAQGGVSAVLCPSDSVESHMQDTIVAGAYLCDEETVRVVCTEGPERIRELIAMGASFDHGEDGNLHLAREGGHSHHRIVHAADMTGKEIERALLKAIENDPNISVFKHHFAIDLLTSQDGLDMICHGVDTINTETQKVVRFISKVTLLASGGAGHIYPSTTNPPVATGDGIAMAHRAQAVISNMEFVQFHPTALADEGLPIPPTKSRDNSFLITEAVRGDGGILYNLDMERFMPMYDERAELAPRDVVARSIDDQLKKRNDKYVLLDISHRSRDQILSHFPNIAAECLKYGLDITRHPIPVVPAAHYMCGGVKAGLQGETNVLGLYVAGEVACTGLHGANRLASNSLLEALVFAQRAVNPSIQHMKESYTDHQTVSRWWDPPVVPMQLGSTILTKILKRTKQVRNELQSIMWAYVGIVRSTTWLKTAERRIGELELEWEAYLFQQGWEPTMVGLEACEMRNLFCCAKLVVSSALTRHESRGLHYTIDFPHVDEESRLPTIIFPCSMNTTWSSRQLHKQQIC; translated from the exons ATGGCAACGAGTATAGCTTCGGGAAGTGCCCATCTACAATTCCGGGAAACACGCTGCTGGCGACAGACTTCTTTCTCTCCAGTGGTGTCGCAGAGATGCTCTAACAAGTTTTCATG GTCATATGGGTTGTCTAACAACTTAAAAATCAAGAAATGTCATCATCATCAAATTCCTGAAACTCAAAGACCCTTTCAAACAGTTGTGACATCATACATGAAGAACGAATCCACAAAGTATTTTGATTTTGCAGTTATTGGTAGTGGGGTAGCTGGTCTTCGATATGCTCTTGAAGTTGCAAAACATGGAAGTGTTGCTGTAATAACAAAAGCAGAACCTCATGAAAGCAATACAAATTATGCACAAGGTGGTGTTAGTGCTGTGTTATGTCCTTCAGATTCTGTAGAAAGTCACATGCAAGATACCATTGTAGCAGGAGCTTATTTATGCGATGAAGAAACTGTCAGA GTGGTGTGTACAGAAGGACCTGAAAGAATTAGGGAATTGATAGCAATGGGAGCATCTTTTGATCATGGAGAAGATGGAAACTTGCATTTAGCAAGAGAAGGTGGACATTCACATCATAGAATAGTTCATGCAGCTGATATGACAGGAAAAGAAATCGAAAGGGCGCTTCTTAAAGCAATTGAAAATGATCCaaatatttcggttttcaaacATCATTTTGCAATTGACTTGTTGACTTCTCAG GATGGATTAGACATGATTTGCCATGGTGTTGATACGATAAATACAGAAACACAAAAAGTGGTTCGGTTTATTTCAAAGGTGACTTTGCTTGCTTCTGGAGGTGCAGGGCATATTTATCCATCTACTACAAATCCACCC GTAGCTACTGGTGATGGAATAGCAATGGCGCATCGAGCTCAAGCTGTTATTTCAAACATGGA atttgtGCAGTTTCATCCAACTGCACTAGCAGACGAAGGCCTCCCGATCCCACCAACTAAATCACGGGACAACTCTTTCTTGATCACGGAAGCCGTGAGGGGCGATGGGGGAATTTTATATAATCTTGACATGGAAAGATTCATGCCTATGTATGATGAAAGAGCCGAGCTCGCACCAAGAGATGTTGTAGCTAGAAGCATAGATGATCAACTTAAAAAGCGAAATGACAAATATGTCCTTCTAGACATCAGTCATAGATCTAGAGACCAAATTCTTTCCCATTTTCCTAACATAGCTGCTGAGTGCCTCAAATATGGGCTTGATATAACTCGCCACCCTATTCCAGTTGTTCCTGCTGCTCATTACATGTGTGGTGGGGTTAAAGCTGGTCTTCAAGGAGAAACCAATGTTCTTGGCCTTTATGTTGCAG GTGAGGTTGCATGCACAGGATTACACGGAGCAAATCGTCTCGCTAGCAACTCATTACTAGAAGCACTCGTATTTGCACAAAGAGCCGTAAACCCATCAATACAACACATGAAAGAATCATACACAGATCATCAAACCGTTTCCCGATGGTGGGACCCACCCGTGGTTCCCATGCAACTAGGGTCCACCATTCTCACCAAAATcctcaaaagaacaaaacaagtaaGAAACGAACTACAATCCATCATGTGGGCGTACGTTGGGATCGTGAGGTCCACCACATGGCTAAAGACTGCGGAGCGGAGGATTGGGGAACTTGAACTTGAATGGGAAGCTTACTTGTTTCAACAAGGGTGGGAGCCAACCATGGTTGGGTTAGAGGCTTGTGAAATGAGGAACTTGTTTTGTTGTGCAAAACTTGTGGTGAGTAGTGCGTTGACTAGACATGAAAGTCGTGGGCTCCACTACACCATTGATTTCCCACATGTTGATGAAGAATCAAGGTTGCCTACCATAATATTTCCTTGTTCAATGAATACAACTTGGAGTTCAAGGCAACTTCATAAGCAACAGATTTGTTAG